One Felis catus isolate Fca126 chromosome D1, F.catus_Fca126_mat1.0, whole genome shotgun sequence DNA segment encodes these proteins:
- the NXPE1 gene encoding LOW QUALITY PROTEIN: NXPE family member 1 (The sequence of the model RefSeq protein was modified relative to this genomic sequence to represent the inferred CDS: inserted 8 bases in 6 codons; deleted 2 bases in 2 codons; substituted 3 bases at 3 genomic stop codons), protein CQLGSGLNSPISFYQWNTSMKSLYPELSLIPLKSPTETEQRIKGIREKPDPLTPPRSSTHMNTTPSAAHSTAXRSPWWAGGGGQLDILTEVRXPLGCRKEIGGDSLRAGIGMCSPSQKAGMTXMEADFNSSTYLVSFSLFWEGQVPXSLLIIYPSEGVFWKARSQGYDRVIFNGKFVNRTTQVFIAFGLTPNSRXELWEYLYTQDQEAFYYLKPQHTHCEALTXATRNXEMSYLAVKEKSLFVHRSNVAVEMMKSPKVIDISQCNSNEKLKGXLQVRMKTPVPGGYTSEGRWITFCNQIQLNTMEINGSLKGIFIYLLGDSTLHHWIEHLSKLVKKYVFFHLPGTGIFEKHLFLGAERHIQIQWKKYRYSFVTLQLYSGIDEVYIPQETDRISDDKSTAIVITRGQYFRPFPIDIFICRAMNAREAITLLFLRSPATKVIFKTENRKMHIHTVRFGNFRGYIQYCTMXDIFKDLGVYVTDAWDMTITQGTNSVYPHDYVIRNQINMFLNSIC, encoded by the exons TGTCAGCTTGGGTCTGGTCTAAACTCACCGATCTCATTCTATCAATGGAACACTTCAATGAAATCCTTATACCCTGAACTATCACTGATCCCGTTAAAGTCACCAACAGAGACTGAGCAAAGAATAAAGGGAATCAGAGAGAAACCAGACCCGCTGACCCCACCCAGATCTTCCACCCACATGAACACCACCCCTAGTGCTGCACACAGCACAGC CCGTTCTCcatggtgggcgggggggggggggcagttagaCATCCTAACGGAGGTGA GCCCCTTGGGATGCAGGAAGGAAATTGGTGGTGATTCCCTGAGGGCTGGGATC GGGATGTGCTCCCCATCTCAAAAAGCAGGCATGACATGAATGGAGGCAGACTTCAACAGCAGCACCTACCTTGTCAGCTTCAGTCTGTTCTGGGAAGGCCAGGTCCC ATCTCTCCTGATCATCTACCCCAGTGAAGGAGTATTCTGGAAGGCAAGGAGCCAAGGCTACGACAGGGTTATTTTCAATGGTAAATTTGTTAATAGAACTACTCAAGTCTTCATTGCATTTGGCCTGACCCCAAACTCAC ATGAGCTGTGGGAGTACTTGTATACCCAAGACCAAGAAGCCTTCTACTACCTGAAACCTCAGCACACACATTGTGAGGCTCTCA GGGCCACCAGGAATTGAGAAATGTCTTATCTTGCTGTGAAGGAAAAAAGCCTTTTT GTACACAG GTCCAATGTGGCAGTTGAAATGATGAAATCTCCTAAAGTCATTGACATCTCCCAGTGTAACAGTAA tgaaaaattaaaaggataattgCAAGTCAGAATGAAGACTCCTGTCCCTGGTGGTTATACTTCAGAAGGAAGGTGGATTACATTTTGTAACCAGATTCAGTTAAATACAATGGAGATAAATGGCTCTTTGAAAGGAATATTCATTTATCTCCTGGGAGACTCTACCTTGCATCACTGGATCGAACACTTATCCAAACTTGTAAAAAAGTATGTa ttttttcatcttcctggaACTGGAATTTTTGAGAAGCATTTATTTTTGGGTGCAGAAAGACACATTCAGATTCAGTGG AAAAAATATAGGTACTCTTTTGTCACCCTTCAGCTCTACTCTGGGATAGATGAGGTTTATATTCCTCAGGAAACTGACAGGATATCAGATGACAAAAGCACAGCCATCGTCATCACACGTGGCCAATACTTCAGGCCCTTCCCCATTGACATTTTCATTTGCAGGGCCATGAATGCCCGAGAAGCTATTACACTACTATTCCTAAGAAGCCCAGCCACTAAAGTGATCTTTAAGACAGAAAACAGGAAgatgcacatacacacagtcaGGTTTGGAAACTTCCGTGGTTACATTCAATATTGTACCA AGGACATTTTCAAAGATCTCGGTGTGTATGTCACTGATGCCTGGGACATGACTATTACACAAGGCACTAATAGTGTCTACCCACATGACTATGTAATTAGAAATCAGATCAACATGTTTTTAAACTCCATTTGCTAA